Proteins from a single region of Euleptes europaea isolate rEulEur1 chromosome 21, rEulEur1.hap1, whole genome shotgun sequence:
- the NSMCE1 gene encoding non-structural maintenance of chromosomes element 1 homolog: MAAVMTDAHRQFLQALLSQGIVQSERAASLHRQCCELHRVHYAADKLDDFIHVANLQLQPLFMEIRKGMSEDTGQTCYALVNLAESEVTRMASDYSETELELFKKTMDLIVLSENGFVSSTAVLNLADQLKPKKMKKKEAEQVLRRFVQDKWLSEKEGEVTLHTRCILELEQYILSHYPDTARKCHICHTLVIQSQVCADCGVAMHSPCLARYFQAQTEPRCPQCKQFWPHKLPAISRPAAVPSCSTSKESRRTSSA, encoded by the exons ATGGCCGCTGTCATGACTGATGCCCACCGCCAGTTCCTGCAAGCCCTGCTGTCTCAGGGCATCGTGCAGAGTGAACGGGCTGCCTCGCTGCACCGGCAGTGCTGCGAACTGCATCGGG tCCATTACGCTGCTGATAAACTGGACGACTTCATCCACGTGGCTAACCTTCAACTGCAACCTCTGTTTATGGAGATCAGGAAAGGCATGTCGGAAGACACTGGCCAGACATGTTATGCTCTG GTGAATCTGGCGGAATCGGAGGTCACACGGATGGCAAGCGACTACTCCGAGACGGAGCTGGAGCTGTTCAAGAAAACA ATGGATCTGATCGTCTTGTCCGAGAACGGCTTCGTGTCTTCCACGGCGGTTTTGAACTTGGCCGACCAGCTGAAAcccaagaagatgaagaagaaggaggcagAGCAGGTGCTGCGGCGTTTCGTCCAGGACAAGTGGCTGTCCGAG aaagaggGCGAGGTCACACTGCACACCCGCTGCATCCTAGAGCTGGAGCAGTACATCCTCAGCCACTACCCGGACACGGCCCGCAAGTGCCACATCTGCCACACCCTCGTCATCCAG AGTCAAGTATGTGCGGACTGTGGGGTCGCCATGCACTCGCCTTGCCTGGCCAGATATTTCCAAGCTCAAACAGAGCCCCGTTGCCCTCAATGCAAACAGTTTTGGCCTCACAAGCTTCCAG caATAAGCCGACCGGCTGCTGTGCCGTCCTGCAGCACCTCGAAGGAAAGCAGAAGAACCTCTTCTGCATGA
- the KDM8 gene encoding bifunctional peptidase and arginyl-hydroxylase JMJD5, which yields MPGGKELSGPAQGSGAQSPTPLVPAPSASTLWADLQALLPRTREGLQLDFGEAVESSVVLLLQQTADLLYGEGGSLNSCLRLSEIVLDYSWEKLNIGKWRDVDKEWRRVYAYGCLFKALCLCHDGGAVAEAVRTCDLGLLMGASILDNVLARVIGVLQPHLPRPKRPMAGDVKEPLPKKIRPGSEDVPAIKAPERIVRLRCPSLEYFRDNFLLPQKPVILEGVVDHWPCMKKWSVEYIRRVAGSRTVPVEVGSRYTDEEWSQTLMSVDDFISQYIENENHTGYLAQHQLFDQIPELKQDIGIPDYCCLGKGEEDDITVNAWFGPAGTISPLHQDPQQNFLVQVLGRKYLHLYSPAQSEKLYPHEGHLLHNTSQVDVEEPDLASFPQFETAEAQTCILSPGQVLFIPVQYWHYVRALDTSFSVSFWWS from the exons ATGCCAGGGGGCAAGGAGCTGAGCGGTCCCGCCCAGGGCAGTGGGGCCCAGTCACCCACCCCTCTGGTCCCAGCCCCATCTGCCAGCACCTTGTGGGCTGACCTCCAGGCGCTGCTGCCCCGCACCAGGGAGGGCTTGCAGCTGGACTTCGGCGAGGCCGTGGAGAGCAGCGTCGTCCTCTTGCTCCAGCAGACGGCGGATCTACTCTACGGGGAGGGTGGCAGCCTCAACTCCTGCCTGCGCCTGAGCGAGATCGTCCTGGACTACTCTTGGGAAAAGCTGAACATTGGGAAATGGAGGGACGTGGACAAGGAGTGGCGCCGGGTCTACGCTTACGGCTGCCTCTTCAAAGCCCTCTGCCTGTGCCAtgacggaggggctgtggccgaGGCCGTGCGTACCTGCGACCTGGGGCTGCTGATGGGGGCCTCCATCTTGGACAACGTCTTGGCCAGGGTGATCGGCGTCCTTCAGCCACACCTGCCACGCCCCAAAAGACCCATGGCTGGAGATGTAAAGGAGCCCCTTCCAAAG AAAATCCGGCCAGGCTCAGAGGACGTCCCGGCTATAAAAGCGCCAGAGAGGATTGTGCGGCTTCGCTGCCCGTCGCTGGAATACTTCCGAGATAATTTCCTCCTCCCTCAAAAGCCTGTGATCTTGGAAGGGGTTGTCGACCACTGGCCTTGCATGAAGAAGTGGAG CGTGGAATACATCCGCCGAGTGGCCGGCAGCCGCACCGTCCCCGTGGAAGTCGGCTCCCGCTACACAGACGAGGAGTGGTCCCAGACCCTCATGTCTGTTGATGACTTCATCAGCCAATACATCGAGAATGAG AATCACACTGGGTACCTGGCCCAGCACCAACTCTTTGACCAG ATCCCAGAGCTGAAGCAGGATATCGGCATCCCTGACTACTGCTGCCTGGGCAAAGGCGAGGAAGACGACATTACCGTCAACGCCTGGTTTGGGCCAGCAGGGACCATTTCGCCCCTCCACCAGGACCCGCAGCAGAATTTCTTGGTCCAG GTCCTGGGCCGGAAATACTTGCACCTCTATTCTCCCGCCCAGTCAGAAAAGCTGTACCCCCACGAGGGCCACCTTCTCCACAACACTAGCCAG GTGGACGTGGAAGAACCCGACTTGGCGAGCTTCCCCCAGTTTGAGACGGCTGAGGCTCAGACCTGCATCCTGAGCCCTGGCCAGGTCCTGTTTATCCCGGTTCAGTACTGGCACTACGTGAGGGCCCTCGACACTAGCTTCTCTGTCAGCTTCTGGTGGTCGTAG